The genomic region CTGGCATCAAGTGGCTTTTAACCTTAGCGCCTACAAGGGGCAGAAGGTCAAGCTGGCTTTCATAGGCACCAGCGACGCGGAGCAATCAGATCAGTCTCATCAGTCCGCCGTTACCTACCACGGCATGTGGTACCTGGACAACATTGCGGTGGATACCGTGACGGCAGGGGGAACCTCTGGCCGCACTTTCTTTGAGGACTGCGAATCTGGAATGGGCAACTGGCGCGCCCACGGCAAGGTGCCACAATATTACTGGCACAGGAGCACCAGGCGGGCCAACAGTCCGGTCACTGCCTGGTGGAACGGGAACGAAAGTACCGGGGTCTACAAATGGGGGCAGTCGGATGCCGTGACCTCCCCAATCATAAATTTGACCGAAGTCAGGAACACCGATCCCTGTTATGTTGACTTCAAGGTCTGGTGCGATATCCCTGATGATGGCAAAGATCTCAACAAACTTAATGATTGGTATAAAGTCGAACTTTCCGGCGATTCCGGGCGGAACTGGGTGGACAATTACGGCATCGGAATTGATTCCTCCAAGGTGTGGAGGGACAATTCCTCCATCTTCACCCAGGTAAACCTGACCAACTACGTTGGCAAGACAGTGATGGTCCGTGTAGGTTTCGGCTCCGACGGTGACAATAATGTGGGCGAAGGCATGTACATGGATGACTTCATCGTCTGGGGCAAGACCCGTGAGCCCCTGCCGTCGGCCAGCACCATCTGCCTGGTTGACAACGATGGAAATGCTGCGGATATTTCGGATAACTCCTGGACCAAATACATGGAATCCTCTTTGGCCAACCTGGGTTACAAATATTCGCTGGTGACCATAGGAAGCAACAAGCTGATGACCCCCGGCTACCTGGAGCAATATCCGCTGGTGATCTGGAATCTGGGATCCAATTTTGATTTCCGGACCGGCGCTATTTACAAGGCTCTTACCATAAAGGATCAGGAATGCATACTGTCTTACTTAAACAACGGCGGGAACATGTGGATGTCCGGGCAGTATTTCTTCTTTGCCAACGGCACCCAGCTGGACACCACTGTTCACCCCAAC from bacterium harbors:
- a CDS encoding FlgD immunoglobulin-like domain containing protein, which codes for WHQVAFNLSAYKGQKVKLAFIGTSDAEQSDQSHQSAVTYHGMWYLDNIAVDTVTAGGTSGRTFFEDCESGMGNWRAHGKVPQYYWHRSTRRANSPVTAWWNGNESTGVYKWGQSDAVTSPIINLTEVRNTDPCYVDFKVWCDIPDDGKDLNKLNDWYKVELSGDSGRNWVDNYGIGIDSSKVWRDNSSIFTQVNLTNYVGKTVMVRVGFGSDGDNNVGEGMYMDDFIVWGKTREPLPSASTICLVDNDGNAADISDNSWTKYMESSLANLGYKYSLVTIGSNKLMTPGYLEQYPLVIWNLGSNFDFRTGAIYKALTIKDQECILSYLNNGGNMWMSGQYFFFANGTQLDTTVHPNIWMDYLHLAPENGWAATTTYQGYGVAGDPIGGGLADSLLYDRLNGNAIWTGPDRAYSLNPDSANYPVVGFMMNDDSTFNGLRYYDAGLGYNLVYTSFPYEAVSSPEKRDTLMARVINSLKPGLNGDYIPPAVPQGLILAQSYDTVKCVWLANSEADVKGYNVYRSLQSGIPAWIKLGTVLHPDTVFADTTVQAGLTYNYALTAYDTLVPANESLKSLWSRITVTAWKLGIEGLPVSVIPARFSLEQNKPNPFTGNTEIRFALPAASRVELGVYNVAGQKVSTLASGDYPAGYHSIRWNGKDGQGRMLSNGVYFYRLEARGQNGQERLSQTKRLIIVK